A window of Thermosynechococcus sp. NK55a contains these coding sequences:
- a CDS encoding anhydro-N-acetylmuramic acid kinase: protein MMRVIGLMSGTSVDGIDAVLVELQGGDRDLQVTVLNFCTVPYPDALRQRILEVCGAKSLTLAELAALDEAIAAAFAHAAQTVQQGYPRAELIGSHGQTVFHRPPAGDRLGYSLQLGRGDWIAWSTGMTTIANFRAQDIALGGQGAPLVPRVDWCLLGHPTEVRCVQNIGGIGNVTYLPSQLEDPEGKGVMGWDTGPGNMLLDLAVTELSGGELTYDADGTWARQGKIIEPLVEQWLQDPFFQQSPPKSTGREYFGLPFWQRCRADATGLAPADILATLTEFTARSMVESYGQFLPQKPQRILLCGGGAHNGFLRERLQVHLGEIPLETTATAGLPVDAKEAIAFAILAYWHELGLPGNLPQVTGARQAVPLGQRWLGQR, encoded by the coding sequence ATGATGCGTGTCATTGGCCTGATGAGCGGAACCTCTGTCGATGGCATTGACGCGGTGTTAGTGGAGCTACAGGGGGGCGATCGCGACCTTCAGGTAACGGTGCTAAATTTTTGTACGGTGCCCTATCCAGACGCCCTGCGGCAACGTATTCTTGAGGTTTGTGGTGCGAAATCCTTGACCCTGGCTGAGTTGGCGGCGTTGGATGAGGCGATCGCCGCGGCCTTCGCCCATGCGGCGCAAACGGTTCAACAGGGCTATCCACGGGCAGAGCTTATTGGCTCCCACGGTCAAACGGTCTTTCATCGCCCCCCCGCGGGCGATCGCCTAGGCTACAGCCTGCAACTGGGACGGGGGGATTGGATTGCTTGGAGTACAGGCATGACCACCATTGCCAACTTTCGCGCCCAGGATATTGCCTTGGGTGGTCAGGGGGCGCCCCTTGTGCCGCGGGTGGATTGGTGTCTGCTGGGTCATCCCACGGAAGTCCGTTGTGTGCAAAACATCGGTGGGATCGGCAATGTCACCTACTTGCCCTCTCAGCTTGAGGATCCTGAGGGGAAAGGGGTCATGGGCTGGGATACCGGTCCCGGCAATATGCTGCTTGATCTGGCCGTAACGGAGTTATCGGGCGGTGAATTGACCTATGATGCTGATGGCACATGGGCACGGCAGGGCAAAATTATCGAGCCCCTGGTGGAGCAGTGGCTGCAGGATCCCTTTTTTCAGCAGTCGCCTCCGAAGTCCACTGGCCGCGAATACTTTGGTCTGCCCTTTTGGCAACGGTGCCGCGCCGATGCCACGGGTTTGGCACCTGCGGATATTCTAGCGACGCTAACGGAATTTACAGCTCGCAGTATGGTTGAAAGCTATGGCCAATTTTTGCCCCAAAAACCACAGCGGATCTTGCTCTGTGGCGGCGGTGCCCACAATGGATTCCTCAGGGAGCGCCTTCAAGTACATTTAGGAGAAATTCCCCTGGAAACCACGGCGACGGCTGGCCTACCGGTGGATGCAAAGGAGGCGATCGCCTTCGCCATTTTGGCCTACTGGCATGAGTTGGGCCTGCCGGGCAATTTGCCCCAGGTCACGGGGGCGCGCCAAGCAGTTCCCTTGGGTCAACGTTGGCTGGGACAGCGATGA
- a CDS encoding photosystem I reaction center protein subunit XI: MAEELIKPYNGDPFVGHLSTPVSDSGLVKTFIGNLPAYRQGLSPILRGLEVGMAHGYFLIGPWVKLGPLRDSDVANLGGLISGIALILIATACLAAYGLVSFQKGGSSSDSLKSGEGWSQFTAGFFVGAMGGAFVAFFLLENFAVVDGIMTGLFN, translated from the coding sequence ATGGCAGAAGAACTGATTAAGCCATACAATGGCGATCCCTTTGTGGGTCACCTCTCAACACCCGTTTCTGACTCTGGCCTCGTGAAGACGTTTATTGGCAACCTACCCGCTTATCGTCAAGGCCTCTCCCCAATTCTGCGGGGCTTGGAAGTGGGTATGGCCCATGGTTACTTCCTCATTGGCCCTTGGGTCAAGCTTGGTCCGCTGCGGGACTCTGATGTAGCCAACCTAGGCGGCTTAATTTCGGGGATCGCCCTCATTTTAATTGCCACGGCTTGCTTAGCGGCCTATGGTCTGGTCAGTTTTCAAAAGGGGGGCAGTAGCAGCGATTCCCTGAAAAGCGGTGAAGGTTGGAGTCAGTTCACGGCTGGCTTCTTTGTGGGTGCCATGGGGGGTGCCTTTGTTGCCTTTTTCCTCCTTGAAAACTTTGCTGTTGTTGATGGCATCATGACTGGCCTCTTTAACTAG
- a CDS encoding SIMPL domain-containing protein, which translates to MKHPLTPFYTLGLATLLVGGAMVIAEQPAVSQEAQRILTVTGRGTEAISATLAQVSLGVEVQGRTAQEVQQEVARRANAVLAVLRAREVTQLQTTGLSLNPNYQYTDNQRILVGYIGRNTVSFRIASDRVGPLLDAAVQAGATTIDNISFTAPEATIAAAQRTALQRATQDAQSQAQAVLSALNLQPRQVLSIQISQAAPPPKLFTVRAATMADSTPVVSGELQVEASVTLQISY; encoded by the coding sequence GTGAAACATCCGTTGACACCTTTTTATACCCTCGGTCTTGCTACTCTGCTGGTTGGGGGAGCTATGGTGATTGCTGAGCAACCTGCTGTGAGTCAAGAAGCCCAACGTATCCTGACGGTCACAGGTCGAGGGACAGAAGCCATTTCAGCAACCCTGGCCCAAGTCAGCCTTGGGGTTGAGGTTCAAGGTCGCACGGCTCAGGAGGTACAGCAGGAGGTGGCGCGGCGAGCCAATGCAGTTTTGGCGGTTTTGCGGGCACGGGAGGTCACTCAACTGCAAACCACAGGGCTGAGTCTCAATCCAAATTATCAATACACCGACAATCAGCGGATACTGGTGGGATATATCGGGCGCAATACCGTGAGTTTTCGCATTGCTAGCGATCGCGTGGGGCCACTCCTTGACGCTGCCGTGCAAGCTGGCGCAACCACGATTGACAATATTAGCTTTACGGCACCAGAGGCCACTATTGCCGCTGCCCAACGCACTGCCCTGCAGCGGGCGACCCAAGATGCCCAAAGCCAAGCCCAAGCAGTGCTGAGTGCCCTCAATCTCCAACCGCGCCAAGTGTTGAGCATTCAAATTAGTCAGGCGGCACCTCCCCCAAAACTCTTCACCGTTCGTGCAGCAACGATGGCCGATAGCACCCCTGTCGTCTCTGGGGAATTGCAGGTGGAGGCGAGTGTAACGCTGCAAATTAGCTACTAG
- a CDS encoding DUF3370 domain-containing protein: MSPGLAQGPATIEKPQKVLPLPGALDQVPVFNSNSPEVVQRPGILLSTFPPEGKGTPKAHLNFAFRDRFDIFVHHIAKPLDPQNLTTLYLGILAYNPSSEAVTVNLIYAASYLSQPDAPFRSLPSQQANDLGQIFAGPGDRVMLDILRQRRQSGWPAQIRIPPRSYALIANLPIPVKGLDPPLNGRSLLIRARSSGNIYLASLARFGNEPPTLEQWQQTLMTGELVTPRDRAPTSPNQGGQIIYGRVAGVALGSRWHNPQQQPIPIPTGGTALSYPISSLVAGRLGTGQVQTAPLVVRYPDTAYAAHGNYGVEYDLVLPLQNTSDRPQTVRLALQTPIKFDAPAPGLQFFAEPPNRIFFRGSVRLRFRDDQSTPQSRIIHLVQRQGQQGDDLVRLTLQPQEIRWVQFTMLYPPDATPPQVLTIETLADPLSRP; the protein is encoded by the coding sequence ATGTCTCCAGGGTTGGCTCAGGGGCCGGCAACGATTGAAAAACCCCAAAAAGTCCTCCCTTTACCGGGGGCCCTCGATCAGGTGCCTGTGTTTAATAGCAATAGCCCAGAGGTGGTACAGCGACCGGGCATCCTTCTTTCTACCTTTCCACCAGAGGGCAAAGGGACTCCCAAGGCCCACTTGAACTTTGCCTTTCGCGATCGCTTTGATATCTTTGTCCACCATATTGCTAAGCCCCTTGACCCGCAGAATCTCACCACCCTCTACCTAGGGATTCTCGCCTACAACCCCAGTTCTGAAGCGGTAACGGTGAACCTGATCTATGCCGCCAGTTACCTGAGTCAACCCGATGCTCCCTTCCGCTCCCTGCCCAGTCAGCAGGCCAATGATCTAGGCCAAATTTTTGCGGGTCCGGGCGATCGCGTCATGCTGGATATTTTGCGACAACGGCGGCAATCGGGCTGGCCAGCACAAATCCGAATTCCCCCACGCAGTTATGCCCTGATTGCCAATTTACCGATTCCTGTGAAGGGGCTAGACCCACCCCTCAATGGCCGTTCGCTGCTGATTCGTGCCCGCAGCAGTGGCAACATTTACCTCGCCAGTTTAGCCCGCTTTGGCAATGAACCGCCGACCCTAGAGCAATGGCAGCAGACCCTAATGACAGGGGAACTCGTCACTCCCCGCGATCGCGCCCCCACCTCCCCCAATCAGGGGGGCCAGATCATCTATGGCCGAGTCGCCGGCGTTGCCCTCGGCTCCCGCTGGCACAATCCCCAACAGCAACCAATTCCCATTCCCACAGGGGGTACCGCCTTGTCCTATCCTATTAGTTCGTTAGTGGCAGGGCGCTTGGGCACAGGACAAGTGCAAACGGCTCCCCTCGTGGTGCGCTATCCGGATACGGCCTATGCTGCCCACGGCAACTATGGGGTTGAATATGATTTAGTGCTGCCCCTCCAAAACACCAGCGATCGCCCCCAGACCGTTCGCCTTGCCCTCCAAACCCCCATCAAGTTCGATGCCCCCGCCCCTGGATTGCAGTTTTTTGCTGAGCCGCCCAACCGTATCTTCTTCCGAGGCAGTGTCCGATTGCGCTTCCGCGATGATCAAAGCACCCCCCAAAGTCGAATCATTCACCTTGTCCAACGCCAAGGACAGCAGGGGGACGATCTTGTGCGGCTCACCCTACAGCCCCAAGAAATCCGCTGGGTACAGTTCACCATGCTCTATCCGCCAGATGCGACACCACCCCAAGTGTTGACAATTGAAACTTTGGCAGATCCCCTGTCGCGCCCCTAA
- the moeB gene encoding molybdopterin-synthase adenylyltransferase MoeB, whose product MLNPDLSTIELTKEDYERYSRHLILPEVGVEGQKRLKAASVLCIGTGGLGSPLLLYLAAAGIGRLGIVDFDVVDNSNLQRQIIHGTSWVGKPKIESAKHRILEINPYCQVDLYETRLSAANALEIMADYDIVVDGTDNFPTRYLVNDACVLLNKPNVYGSIFRFEGQATVFNYEGGPNYRDLYPEPPPPGLVPSCAEGGVLGILPGIIGVIQATETIKIILGKGTTLSGRLLLFNALDMKFRELKLRPNPERPVIDKLIDYEEFCGIRQAKAQEAAQMADIPEMTVQELKALMDSGAQDYVLVDVRNPNEYEIARIPGSVLVPLSEIENGSGVEKIRSLVNGHRLLVHCKMGGRSAKALGILKQAGIEGINIKGGINAWSQEVDPSVPTY is encoded by the coding sequence ATGCTAAATCCAGACCTTTCTACGATTGAACTAACGAAAGAGGACTATGAACGCTATTCCCGCCATCTGATTTTGCCGGAGGTGGGTGTCGAGGGTCAAAAACGCCTCAAAGCTGCCAGCGTGCTTTGCATTGGCACCGGTGGATTGGGATCGCCCCTGCTGCTCTATCTCGCCGCTGCGGGTATTGGCCGCCTTGGCATTGTAGATTTTGATGTTGTCGATAATTCCAATTTGCAACGGCAAATCATCCACGGCACCTCCTGGGTGGGCAAGCCCAAAATTGAATCGGCCAAGCACCGCATCCTTGAAATCAATCCCTACTGCCAAGTTGATCTGTACGAAACTCGCTTGAGCGCCGCCAATGCCCTTGAGATTATGGCGGATTATGACATTGTGGTGGATGGCACCGATAACTTCCCCACCCGCTATTTGGTGAACGATGCCTGTGTGCTTCTGAATAAGCCCAATGTCTATGGCTCCATCTTTCGCTTTGAAGGCCAGGCCACAGTCTTTAACTATGAAGGCGGCCCCAACTACCGCGATCTCTACCCGGAACCCCCGCCGCCGGGTCTGGTACCCTCCTGTGCCGAAGGGGGCGTTTTGGGCATCCTACCGGGAATTATTGGGGTCATCCAAGCCACGGAGACCATTAAAATCATTCTTGGTAAAGGCACAACCCTCAGTGGTCGCCTTTTGCTCTTCAATGCCTTAGACATGAAATTCCGTGAACTCAAACTGCGTCCCAACCCCGAGCGACCAGTCATTGACAAGCTGATTGACTACGAAGAATTCTGTGGTATTCGCCAAGCGAAAGCTCAGGAGGCCGCCCAAATGGCAGACATTCCCGAAATGACAGTGCAGGAACTCAAAGCCTTGATGGACAGTGGCGCCCAAGATTACGTTCTTGTGGATGTGCGCAACCCCAATGAGTACGAAATTGCTAGGATTCCCGGCTCTGTTCTTGTTCCCCTATCGGAAATTGAAAATGGCTCGGGTGTGGAAAAAATCCGCAGTTTGGTGAATGGCCATCGCCTTTTGGTGCACTGCAAGATGGGGGGGCGCTCTGCCAAAGCCTTGGGCATCCTCAAACAGGCTGGCATTGAGGGAATCAATATCAAAGGGGGCATCAACGCTTGGAGTCAGGAAGTCGATCCCAGCGTACCCACCTACTAA
- a CDS encoding photosystem I reaction center subunit VIII translates to MMGSYAASFLPWIFIPVVCWLMPTVVMGLLFLYIEGEA, encoded by the coding sequence ATGATGGGATCTTATGCTGCATCCTTTTTGCCTTGGATTTTTATTCCCGTGGTCTGTTGGCTAATGCCCACGGTGGTGATGGGGCTGCTGTTTCTTTACATTGAAGGAGAAGCCTAA
- the pyk gene encoding pyruvate kinase, translated as MLLRRTKIVATIGPASRSRKVIQQMLAGGMNVARLNFSHGDYKDHAETIALLRQVANEEATPLTLLQDLQGPKIRVGQLPKGKIELVEGEQVHLVPLTKEKTQGIGIDYPYLAEEAQPGMQVLLDDGLLELVVEAIEGDRVTCRVVQGGTLKSRKGVNLPDLNLRLPSLTDKDKQDIQFGIAQGVDIIALSFVRRAEDLWELRQYLAAHGAGDMPVLAKIEKPQAVENLAAILGVADAIMVARGDLGVEMRVEKVPLLQKQIIRECNYRSIPVITATQMLESMIHNPRPTRAEVSDVANAILDGTDAVMLSGESAVGAFPVQAVKMLGRIAVDVEAHLTFDNMPAYRNDETHALGEALTAITQILDLRAIACFTETGYTATIAAGERVKPMIVAFTDRPRVYHWMNLLWGVKPILLETLPMSFEGMIAVAENQLKKRQVVSEGDKILILGGIPAQTPQGTNFIKIHTIGAQRGTESQ; from the coding sequence ATGCTTTTGCGTCGCACCAAAATTGTCGCTACCATTGGCCCTGCCAGTCGATCGCGGAAAGTGATTCAGCAGATGCTGGCCGGTGGCATGAATGTGGCACGGTTAAATTTCTCCCACGGTGACTACAAAGATCATGCCGAAACTATTGCTCTGCTGCGACAAGTGGCCAATGAAGAAGCAACCCCCCTGACGCTACTGCAAGATTTGCAAGGTCCTAAGATTCGTGTCGGCCAGCTTCCTAAAGGGAAGATTGAATTAGTGGAAGGGGAGCAAGTCCACCTCGTGCCGCTGACTAAGGAAAAGACGCAGGGCATTGGCATTGATTATCCTTACCTTGCCGAAGAGGCGCAGCCGGGAATGCAGGTGCTTTTGGATGATGGTCTTTTGGAATTAGTGGTCGAGGCCATTGAGGGAGATCGGGTCACTTGCCGGGTGGTGCAGGGGGGCACCCTCAAAAGCCGGAAGGGGGTGAACCTACCGGATCTCAATCTGCGGTTGCCTTCCCTCACAGACAAAGATAAGCAGGATATTCAATTTGGTATTGCCCAGGGGGTTGATATTATCGCCTTGAGTTTTGTGCGCCGAGCTGAGGATCTCTGGGAGTTGCGGCAGTACTTAGCGGCTCATGGTGCCGGTGATATGCCCGTACTGGCAAAAATTGAGAAACCCCAAGCGGTGGAAAATCTCGCAGCCATTTTGGGGGTAGCCGATGCGATTATGGTTGCCCGAGGCGATCTCGGTGTGGAGATGCGGGTCGAAAAGGTGCCGCTGCTGCAAAAGCAAATTATTCGCGAGTGCAACTACCGCTCTATTCCTGTGATCACAGCGACCCAAATGTTGGAGAGTATGATCCACAATCCCCGACCGACACGGGCAGAGGTCAGTGATGTTGCCAATGCCATTCTCGATGGTACAGATGCAGTGATGTTGTCGGGCGAATCTGCGGTGGGTGCCTTTCCTGTGCAGGCGGTGAAGATGCTAGGGCGAATTGCAGTAGACGTGGAGGCGCACCTTACGTTTGACAATATGCCCGCCTACCGCAATGATGAGACCCATGCACTGGGTGAAGCCTTAACCGCCATTACCCAAATCCTCGATCTGCGGGCGATCGCCTGTTTTACAGAAACGGGTTACACCGCAACCATTGCCGCTGGGGAACGGGTGAAACCGATGATTGTCGCCTTTACCGATCGCCCGCGGGTTTATCATTGGATGAATTTGCTCTGGGGTGTGAAGCCAATTCTTTTGGAAACGCTCCCTATGAGCTTTGAAGGGATGATTGCCGTGGCCGAAAACCAGCTCAAAAAGCGCCAGGTGGTCAGCGAGGGCGATAAAATTTTGATTCTAGGTGGCATTCCTGCCCAAACCCCCCAAGGAACGAATTTTATTAAAATTCATACCATTGGCGCCCAAAGGGGAACAGAATCCCAGTGA
- a CDS encoding bifunctional ADP-dependent NAD(P)H-hydrate dehydratase/NAD(P)H-hydrate epimerase codes for MKPTFPAIVTTAEMQAIEGAMFDAGFPIPALMEKVGQRLSHYLREHFPTSQYPCVAVLAGPGHNGGDALVVARELWHRGYRVKLWQPFERLKPLTADHARYARFLGLPFVERVEALQEVDLVVDGLFGFGLERELTGELAYAIDQINTWGQPRVSIDVPSGLHSDTGVVLGTAIQADRTLCLGLWKRGLLVEEAQPWVGQGVLIPFDIPSVVIETALATAPRRYCLDASCWQALPLSRSPITHKYQQGQLLLIGGSAHFGGSILLSALAARCTGVGMLVVAVPQSLKSLVLSRVPDAIVVGCPETARGAIARLSESLELGKFSAIACGPGLTPEAGSVVETVLRAGKSLLLDADALNILATLSPWPLPRGTILTPHYGEFRRLFPDLVSAGGDRLDQVIAAASRSNAIVLLKGARTAIASSSGDLWINPHSTPALARGGSGDVLTGLIGGLLAQQEALRATYGGVWWHAQAALAAEQQATSLGVYPEQLIAHLLPTLRRALAARVELFSQELIC; via the coding sequence ATGAAACCGACATTTCCAGCGATTGTCACCACTGCGGAAATGCAGGCAATTGAGGGGGCAATGTTCGATGCCGGCTTCCCCATTCCTGCCCTAATGGAAAAGGTGGGGCAGCGATTGAGTCACTATCTGCGGGAGCATTTTCCAACCTCCCAGTATCCCTGCGTGGCGGTCTTGGCAGGGCCTGGTCACAATGGCGGTGATGCCCTGGTGGTGGCGCGGGAACTCTGGCACCGCGGCTATCGGGTCAAACTCTGGCAGCCCTTTGAGCGGCTCAAGCCCCTGACGGCGGATCATGCCCGCTATGCTCGCTTTCTGGGTCTGCCCTTTGTGGAGAGAGTGGAGGCGTTGCAGGAAGTTGACCTGGTTGTGGATGGTCTCTTTGGTTTTGGCCTAGAGCGGGAACTGACAGGTGAACTGGCCTATGCCATTGATCAGATCAACACTTGGGGGCAACCGCGGGTGAGCATTGATGTCCCCTCGGGGCTACACAGTGATACGGGGGTAGTGTTGGGCACCGCAATTCAGGCCGATCGCACCCTCTGTTTAGGACTCTGGAAGCGGGGGCTACTGGTGGAGGAGGCACAACCTTGGGTGGGACAGGGTGTCTTAATCCCCTTTGATATTCCCTCAGTAGTGATTGAAACAGCCTTGGCTACTGCGCCTCGGCGATATTGCCTGGATGCTTCCTGTTGGCAAGCATTGCCCCTGTCGCGATCGCCTATTACCCACAAGTATCAGCAGGGTCAGCTTTTACTCATTGGCGGCTCTGCCCACTTTGGTGGCAGTATTCTCCTCAGTGCCCTAGCCGCCCGCTGTACGGGTGTGGGAATGCTCGTGGTGGCCGTGCCCCAATCCCTGAAGTCCCTTGTGCTATCACGAGTCCCCGATGCCATTGTTGTCGGCTGTCCCGAAACAGCTAGGGGGGCGATCGCCCGCTTGTCCGAGAGCCTAGAGTTAGGGAAATTTTCCGCCATTGCCTGTGGGCCGGGGCTAACCCCTGAGGCAGGCTCAGTGGTGGAAACAGTGCTCAGGGCAGGGAAATCCCTCCTCCTGGATGCAGATGCTCTGAACATCTTAGCGACCCTCTCCCCATGGCCGCTGCCCAGGGGCACAATCTTGACCCCCCATTATGGTGAATTTCGACGGCTCTTTCCTGACCTTGTCAGCGCCGGGGGCGATCGCCTTGATCAAGTGATTGCAGCCGCTAGTCGTAGCAACGCCATTGTGCTTCTCAAGGGGGCACGGACGGCCATTGCCTCTTCGAGCGGTGACCTCTGGATCAACCCCCACAGTACTCCTGCCCTTGCCCGGGGCGGCAGTGGCGATGTGCTCACTGGACTCATTGGCGGCCTTTTGGCACAGCAGGAGGCGCTTAGAGCAACCTATGGGGGTGTTTGGTGGCATGCCCAAGCAGCCCTTGCAGCGGAACAACAGGCGACCTCCCTAGGGGTTTATCCCGAACAGTTGATTGCTCACCTGTTGCCGACACTGCGCCGCGCCCTAGCTGCCAGGGTTGAGCTTTTTAGCCAAGAGTTGATTTGCTAG
- a CDS encoding ABC transporter permease subunit produces the protein MTRPLTPDNQTLNRAWTWQDGLIILALIALIFWIVSTAAQFTGRYDPTITIELSPAVLPSYTAQTLLRMLIAYIISLVFSILYSYIAYYNRTAEKILLPLLDILQSIPVLSFLPGVVLALIALFPGSRMGVELAAIILIYTGMAWNMTFSFYQSLTSVPQELREVAKIYRLGWWQQVWTLDLPAGAIGLIWNSVMSVAGGWFFLMAIESFTIGEKTFTLPGLGSYLAEAANQQDYAALIYGLAVLIGVIIIVDILVWRPLIAWGEKFKIEIVEAENVPKSFVLDFLRRSPTLRAFHQNLFAPLWEQLDEQLRPKHPRQSFTPQNRQGNWPITLIILLIFVVFVGWGAIAFLQQMFKVSWQQWQQITLGAVLTTLRVMTSLILSLLWTVPVGVAIGRNPRAAQILQPIVQIAASVPATALFPVLLLVLANVGGGLEIGSVALMMLGTMWYILFNVIAGAQAIPTELFEAAVVYQLPWWQRWRTLILPGIFPYLITGIITAVGGAWNSSIVSEYVEFQNQTAQTLGLGATISEASVRGDFPLLMAATAVMSLLVVLTNRLVWRPLYRLAETKYQLL, from the coding sequence ATGACACGCCCCCTTACCCCCGATAATCAAACACTGAATCGTGCTTGGACCTGGCAAGATGGCCTGATTATTTTGGCCTTGATTGCCCTGATCTTTTGGATTGTCAGCACAGCGGCTCAGTTTACAGGACGCTATGACCCCACAATCACCATTGAGCTGAGTCCGGCGGTCTTGCCAAGTTATACTGCTCAAACGCTGCTGCGGATGCTCATTGCCTACATTATTTCCTTGGTCTTTAGCATCCTCTATTCCTATATCGCCTACTATAACCGCACTGCTGAAAAAATCCTGCTACCCCTGCTGGATATTCTGCAATCGATTCCCGTGCTGTCATTTTTGCCGGGGGTGGTGCTGGCCCTCATTGCTCTCTTTCCGGGGAGCCGTATGGGCGTAGAACTGGCAGCTATTATCCTCATCTACACGGGGATGGCTTGGAACATGACGTTTAGCTTTTACCAGTCTTTGACTAGCGTGCCCCAGGAGCTGCGGGAGGTAGCAAAAATTTATCGCTTGGGGTGGTGGCAGCAGGTGTGGACGCTAGATTTACCGGCGGGCGCCATTGGCCTGATCTGGAATAGTGTGATGTCGGTGGCTGGCGGCTGGTTTTTCCTGATGGCGATCGAGTCCTTTACTATTGGCGAGAAAACCTTTACGTTGCCAGGGTTAGGCTCCTATCTGGCGGAAGCAGCCAACCAACAGGATTATGCCGCTTTGATCTACGGCTTGGCAGTTCTGATTGGAGTCATCATCATTGTTGATATTTTGGTGTGGCGCCCTCTGATTGCCTGGGGCGAAAAATTCAAGATCGAAATAGTCGAGGCGGAGAATGTTCCTAAATCCTTCGTTCTTGATTTTCTGCGGCGATCGCCAACGTTGCGAGCCTTCCACCAAAACCTCTTTGCCCCCCTCTGGGAACAACTAGATGAGCAGTTGCGCCCCAAACACCCCCGTCAATCCTTCACACCCCAGAATCGCCAAGGTAACTGGCCGATCACCCTCATCATTTTGCTGATTTTTGTTGTGTTCGTGGGTTGGGGGGCGATCGCCTTTCTGCAGCAAATGTTCAAGGTGAGTTGGCAACAATGGCAGCAAATTACTCTGGGGGCAGTACTGACAACCCTGAGGGTAATGACGTCACTCATTCTCTCGCTACTGTGGACGGTGCCTGTGGGGGTGGCGATCGGTCGCAATCCGCGTGCTGCTCAAATCTTGCAACCCATTGTTCAAATTGCAGCATCGGTGCCGGCCACGGCTTTGTTTCCAGTTCTGCTGTTGGTCCTGGCCAATGTAGGCGGGGGCTTGGAGATTGGGTCTGTGGCGCTGATGATGCTGGGCACGATGTGGTACATCCTCTTTAATGTGATTGCCGGTGCCCAAGCGATTCCCACAGAATTATTCGAAGCAGCGGTGGTCTATCAACTCCCTTGGTGGCAGCGGTGGCGCACGCTAATCTTACCCGGAATTTTTCCCTATTTGATTACGGGCATCATTACCGCTGTGGGGGGAGCTTGGAATTCCAGCATCGTCAGTGAATATGTGGAATTTCAAAATCAAACGGCGCAAACCCTTGGCTTGGGGGCCACCATTTCCGAGGCTAGCGTTCGGGGAGATTTTCCGCTACTGATGGCAGCAACGGCGGTGATGTCGTTATTGGTGGTTTTGACCAACCGCCTGGTTTGGCGCCCCCTCTACCGCTTGGCGGAAACAAAATATCAACTGTTGTAA
- a CDS encoding tetratricopeptide repeat protein, with product MENALPAVYLSVLIILLGVSAWFVVKQILKTRRIESSLARLQRKLKQEPGTTQEYFELGSIYLTKKLASQAIPLFQKALKAAESEGETCLAPIYNALGYAYFMQEQYDLAIRQYKEALKNQPAYVTAANNLGHAYEKKNLPQPALEAYQHTLKYDPNNAIAQRRVNSLKKRLSGAAA from the coding sequence ATGGAGAATGCCTTACCTGCGGTTTATTTAAGTGTGTTGATTATTCTACTGGGCGTCTCAGCTTGGTTTGTGGTCAAACAAATTCTTAAAACCCGCCGTATTGAGTCTAGCTTGGCACGCCTCCAACGGAAACTCAAGCAAGAACCGGGCACTACCCAAGAATACTTTGAGCTAGGCAGCATTTACCTCACTAAGAAACTCGCTAGCCAGGCAATTCCCCTGTTTCAAAAGGCCCTGAAGGCGGCTGAAAGCGAAGGCGAAACCTGTCTTGCCCCCATCTACAATGCCCTTGGCTATGCCTACTTCATGCAAGAGCAGTATGACTTGGCGATTCGCCAGTACAAAGAAGCCCTCAAAAATCAACCGGCGTATGTGACTGCAGCCAACAACCTAGGTCACGCCTATGAGAAGAAGAACCTCCCCCAGCCAGCCCTTGAGGCCTATCAGCACACGCTGAAATACGACCCCAACAACGCGATCGCCCAACGGCGGGTGAATTCTCTGAAAAAACGACTCAGTGGTGCGGCAGCTTGA